From Mucilaginibacter rubeus, a single genomic window includes:
- a CDS encoding 5' nucleotidase, NT5C type: MSITRKTRIAIDMDEVIADTIGKFISMYKERHNEEIILGNMEGKEFREILPPHLSETLRVYINERGFFRDIPVMPDAQEVVKALHEKYDVYIASAAMEFKYSLEDKQAWLEEHFPFISWTNIIFCGHKILDVDIMIDDRIKNFTTFNGRKILYTSPHNMLLTDYERVNTWKEVAEKLL, from the coding sequence ATGAGTATCACCAGGAAAACACGTATAGCAATTGATATGGATGAAGTTATTGCCGATACCATTGGCAAATTCATCAGCATGTATAAAGAGAGGCACAATGAAGAAATCATCCTTGGCAATATGGAAGGCAAGGAGTTTAGAGAGATCCTGCCGCCCCACCTAAGCGAAACTTTGCGCGTATATATTAATGAGCGTGGCTTTTTCAGGGATATTCCGGTAATGCCCGATGCGCAGGAAGTGGTGAAAGCCCTGCATGAAAAATATGATGTATATATAGCATCGGCTGCTATGGAATTCAAATACTCGCTGGAGGATAAACAGGCATGGCTTGAAGAGCATTTTCCTTTTATCTCATGGACAAACATTATTTTTTGCGGGCACAAGATCCTGGATGTAGATATCATGATTGACGACCGCATCAAAAATTTCACCACATTTAACGGCCGTAAAATACTTTATACCTCGCCGCATAACATGCTGCTTACCGATTATGAAAGGGTAAATACCTGGAAAGAGGTTGCCGAAAAATTATTGTAG
- a CDS encoding PAS domain S-box protein: MFNPNPAAKGNCTIVFDLDEQKYLFVSENFYSLFGVGVEHLHQNTNFLNGLVKPKVLADIKRLTAELPPGESIQMTYHLEANQKQLTEKRTLTIDGLTGHKIILSNITSALAVVSTPGSLGKVGLRERFLDSLINSQTNFLIRIGIDGKFTFVNRQFLKTFGYAVDEIIGHHFSKTTIPEEAHLCEEAFSNCINNPGKIIRLIHKKPAKDGTLHDTEWEFVSIADNEGNIFEVQGIGRDITPQMQMREEALQIKDSLEALINNTQDHIWSVDKELRYLYMNQAYVEQVTYLTGVQPYRGQYSYKHEGFSRQIIDDWTVYYNRALNGERYSIISESIDPANGQSLYFEVSFNPIYTAAGDIIGAGCFGHNITERLKIQKELVDQNERLRNIASLSSHELRRPVASMLGLIGLMDREDFYNPENKEIIAHLFTVSAEIDAAIRLVVDSTMPNKTARTK; this comes from the coding sequence ATGTTTAACCCAAACCCTGCTGCAAAAGGAAATTGTACCATTGTTTTTGATCTTGACGAACAGAAATACCTGTTTGTAAGCGAAAACTTTTATAGCCTTTTTGGTGTAGGGGTTGAGCATCTTCATCAAAATACCAATTTTTTGAATGGCCTGGTAAAGCCTAAGGTTTTGGCCGATATTAAACGGCTTACCGCTGAGTTGCCCCCCGGCGAGTCGATCCAGATGACTTATCACCTGGAAGCAAATCAAAAACAACTAACCGAAAAAAGAACACTTACTATTGATGGGCTTACCGGCCATAAGATCATATTAAGTAATATCACAAGTGCCCTGGCTGTTGTTTCAACCCCGGGATCCTTGGGAAAAGTTGGCCTGCGTGAACGATTTTTAGATTCGCTTATTAATTCGCAAACCAATTTTTTGATCAGGATAGGTATTGATGGCAAATTCACCTTTGTTAACCGCCAGTTTTTGAAAACCTTTGGATATGCCGTGGATGAGATTATCGGGCATCACTTTTCAAAAACAACCATTCCGGAGGAGGCTCATCTGTGCGAGGAAGCTTTTTCTAATTGTATTAACAATCCCGGCAAGATCATCAGGCTTATTCACAAAAAGCCTGCTAAAGACGGCACACTTCATGATACCGAATGGGAGTTTGTTTCCATAGCCGATAACGAAGGGAATATATTTGAAGTACAGGGCATTGGCCGGGACATTACCCCGCAAATGCAAATGCGGGAAGAGGCTTTGCAAATAAAAGACAGCCTTGAAGCGCTGATCAACAACACTCAGGATCATATCTGGTCGGTTGATAAGGAATTACGCTACCTTTATATGAACCAGGCTTATGTTGAGCAGGTTACTTATTTAACAGGTGTACAACCTTATAGAGGCCAATATTCTTATAAACACGAGGGTTTTAGCCGGCAAATAATTGACGACTGGACGGTTTATTATAACCGCGCCTTAAATGGTGAGCGTTATTCAATCATCAGTGAAAGTATTGATCCTGCGAACGGACAGAGCTTATATTTTGAGGTGAGCTTTAACCCCATCTACACAGCTGCCGGCGATATCATTGGCGCGGGATGCTTCGGACATAATATTACCGAAAGGCTCAAAATACAGAAAGAACTTGTTGACCAAAACGAGCGTTTAAGAAACATCGCCTCATTAAGTTCGCATGAATTGCGCCGACCGGTAGCAAGTATGCTGGGCCTTATAGGTTTAATGGATCGCGAAGATTTTTATAATCCCGAAAATAAAGAGATCATAGCCCATCTGTTTACCGTGAGCGCCGAAATTGATGCCGCTATCCGGCTTGTTGTTGACAGCACCATGCCAAATAAAACAGCCCGGACTAAGTAG
- the pfkA gene encoding 6-phosphofructokinase, with protein sequence MTQIKNIGVFTSGGDAPGMNAAIRAVVRAAMYYGIEVTGIRRGYDGMGKGDFFTMNRKSVSNIIQRGGTILKTARCDDFRTPEGRKNAYEQLVKNKVDALVAIGGDGTFTGAKVFGSEYDIPVVGLPGTIDNDLVGTDFTIGYDTAINTVVDAVDKIRDTAESHDRLFIVEVMGRDSGLIALRTGIATGAEAILIPESKTGLEGLFNRLEFGRKDKTSRIVIVAEGDDTAGGAFEVGRLVQEKFPNYDTRISILGHIQRGGAPSCMDRVLASRVGAAAVEALRDGHRNEMIGLINGEVAYTPFEHAIKHHQGIDPNMIKLVEMLSM encoded by the coding sequence ATGACTCAGATCAAAAATATCGGCGTTTTTACTTCAGGTGGTGATGCACCCGGAATGAACGCTGCCATAAGAGCGGTTGTACGTGCCGCGATGTATTACGGAATTGAAGTCACGGGTATTCGCCGTGGTTACGACGGCATGGGCAAAGGTGATTTTTTCACCATGAACCGTAAATCCGTTTCAAACATTATTCAGCGTGGCGGTACTATACTTAAAACCGCAAGATGTGATGATTTCAGAACCCCCGAAGGCCGTAAAAATGCTTACGAACAACTGGTAAAAAACAAGGTTGATGCATTGGTAGCCATTGGCGGCGACGGTACTTTTACCGGCGCTAAAGTTTTTGGCAGCGAATATGATATTCCGGTAGTTGGTTTACCAGGTACTATTGATAATGACCTTGTAGGTACCGATTTTACCATTGGTTATGATACCGCCATTAACACCGTTGTTGATGCCGTTGATAAGATCAGGGACACTGCCGAATCGCACGATCGTTTATTTATTGTTGAGGTAATGGGCCGCGACTCTGGATTGATTGCTTTACGTACCGGTATTGCTACCGGCGCCGAGGCCATCCTGATCCCTGAAAGTAAAACCGGGCTCGAAGGTTTATTTAACCGCCTTGAGTTTGGCCGTAAAGACAAAACATCACGTATTGTAATTGTAGCCGAAGGCGACGATACAGCAGGTGGCGCGTTTGAAGTTGGTCGCCTGGTTCAGGAAAAATTCCCTAACTATGATACCCGGATCTCTATTTTAGGCCACATACAACGTGGTGGTGCACCAAGCTGTATGGACAGGGTACTGGCAAGCCGCGTTGGCGCTGCTGCCGTTGAAGCTTTAAGAGACGGACACCGCAACGAAATGATCGGCCTCATTAACGGAGAAGTAGCTTATACGCCATTTGAGCATGCCATTAAACATCACCAGGGTATTGATCCTAACATGATTAAGCTGGTTGAAATGTTATCTATGTAA